From Streptomyces chrestomyceticus JCM 4735, one genomic window encodes:
- the rocD gene encoding ornithine--oxo-acid transaminase yields the protein MVTPTTSTERDIAAAEAHSAHNYHPLPVVVASAEGAWMTDVEGKRYLDMLAGYSALNFGHGNRRLIEAAKAQLDRVTLTSRAFHHDRFAEFCTRLAEFCGMEMVLPMNTGAEAVETAVKTARKWGYRVKGVPDGRAKIVVADNNFHGRTTTIVSFSTDPEARADYGPYTPGFEIVPYGDLQALADAVDEDTVAVLIEPVQGEAGVLMPPPGYLPGVRELTRERNVLFIADEIQSGLGRTGADFACRHEDVVPDVYVLGKALGGGIVPVSAVVSSREVLGLFRPGEHGSTFGGNPLACAVALEVLAMLRTGEYQQRATELGEHLHHELGLLVGGGAVDAVRGRGLWAGVDISPALGTGREISERLMERGVLVKDTHGSTIRLAPPLVITKEDLDWGLDQLRAVLAG from the coding sequence ATGGTGACCCCCACGACGTCCACGGAACGCGACATCGCCGCCGCCGAAGCCCACAGCGCCCACAACTACCACCCGCTTCCCGTCGTCGTGGCCTCCGCCGAAGGGGCCTGGATGACCGATGTCGAGGGCAAGCGCTACCTGGACATGCTCGCCGGGTACTCGGCGCTCAACTTCGGCCACGGCAACCGCCGGCTGATCGAGGCGGCGAAGGCGCAGCTCGACCGGGTGACGCTGACGTCGCGCGCCTTCCACCACGACCGGTTCGCCGAGTTCTGTACGCGGCTCGCGGAGTTCTGCGGCATGGAGATGGTGCTGCCGATGAACACCGGCGCGGAGGCCGTCGAGACGGCGGTCAAGACCGCCCGCAAGTGGGGGTACCGGGTCAAGGGCGTCCCGGACGGCCGGGCGAAGATCGTCGTGGCGGACAACAACTTCCACGGACGGACGACCACCATCGTCTCCTTCTCCACCGACCCGGAGGCGCGTGCCGACTACGGCCCGTACACGCCGGGCTTCGAGATCGTCCCGTACGGCGATCTCCAGGCGCTGGCGGACGCGGTGGACGAGGACACCGTGGCGGTGCTGATCGAGCCGGTCCAGGGCGAGGCGGGCGTGCTGATGCCGCCGCCCGGATACCTGCCGGGCGTACGGGAGTTGACGCGTGAGCGCAACGTTCTGTTCATCGCGGACGAGATCCAGTCCGGGCTGGGCCGGACCGGCGCGGACTTCGCCTGCCGGCACGAGGACGTGGTGCCGGACGTGTACGTGCTCGGCAAGGCGCTGGGCGGCGGCATCGTGCCGGTGTCGGCGGTGGTCTCCTCGCGTGAGGTGCTGGGGCTGTTCCGGCCGGGCGAGCACGGGTCGACGTTCGGCGGCAACCCGCTCGCGTGCGCGGTGGCGCTGGAGGTGCTGGCGATGCTGCGGACCGGCGAGTACCAGCAGCGCGCCACGGAACTGGGCGAGCACCTGCACCACGAGCTGGGGCTGCTGGTGGGCGGCGGCGCGGTGGACGCGGTGCGCGGGCGCGGGCTGTGGGCCGGCGTCGACATCAGCCCGGCCCTGGGGACGGGCCGGGAGATCTCGGAGCGGCTGATGGAGCGGGGTGTGCTGGTCAAGGACACCCACGGCAGCACCATCCGGCTGGCGCCCCCGCTGGTCATCACCAAGGAGGACCTGGACTGGGGGCTGGACCAGCTACGGGCGGTGCTGGCGGGGTGA